Proteins from a genomic interval of Zingiber officinale cultivar Zhangliang chromosome 1B, Zo_v1.1, whole genome shotgun sequence:
- the LOC122041022 gene encoding putative pumilio homolog 8, chloroplastic, translated as MENDQRTSSSSSGADPVSRIHRGGDALPSSLPYVPQPAADWQLWGEDSLIEQMTTMNIGGARGNSSVIGDRRPEQRLTRATSAPEPAPLISPQWSSSSSSSSLGNPHRGELFEPFPLGNGGASIDRRGPPFDFPGPPQSADRSRVLGFSNPPNAVAAAADFTLNPRSLSLGHDPLWRLGRGKQIRTSHALHLCNQELLLSTIIPMNPNSEAARRCIYCTAKDRQGCQILLQMITAGNSRIVHVIFGGVINHVPELMRNPVAHQLLQTLLDVCTEEHRLNFLLTLSADRRQLFKVSLHPHGTRVVQKLIETVKTVAQIQLVITAFESVFLELAKDSNGNRVIHSLLTCLPPAYKEFIFSATARHCVLMAMHQHGCCLLQRCLEHSGGAHRVNITMQIVDHAFSLALDPFGNYAIQYVLKKRSPIVNSRLVSQFSGYYITLSTQKFSSNVVEKCLECFEEEGQAGIVQELLSVPRFEELLQDQYANYVIKAALNHTQGYLRAELEAAILPHIALRNHPHCKRIFSIVLGKH; from the exons ATGGAGAACGATCAGCGGACGAGTTCTTCATCTTCCGGCGCCGACCCTGTCAGCCGCATCCACCGCGGCGGTGATGCGCTGCCGTCGTCGCTGCCTTACGTCCCGCAGCCCGCGGCCGACTGGCAGCTCTGGGGAGAGGACTCCCTCATCGAGCAGATGACCACCATGAACATCGGCGGCGCACGCGGCAATTCCAGCGTCATCGGGGATCGACGTCCCGAGCAGAGGCTGACTCGGGCAACTTCGGCGCCGGAGCCAGCACCGTTAATTTCGCCGCAatggtcgtcgtcgtcgtcgtcgtcgtcattGGGAAATCCCCACCGAGGTGAGCTTTTTGAACCCTTCCCCCTTGGTAACGGCGGCGCGAGCATCGATCGCCGAGGTCCACCTTTCGATTTCCCCGGGCCACCGCAATCGGCCGATCGAAGTAGGGTTTTGGGTTTCTCGAATCCGCCCAATgccgtcgccgccgccgccgattTCACCCTCAATCCGCGCTCTCTATCCCTAGGACACGATCCACTTTGGCGCCTGGGCCGAGGCAAACAGATTCGTACTTCCCACGCACTGCACCTCTGTAACCAAGAACTCCTCCTGTCGACGATTATCCCCATGAATCCCAATTCGGAGGCCGCAAGGAGGTGCATTTACTGCACCGCCAAGGACCGGCAGGGATGCCAGATCCTGCTGCAGATGATCACCGCCGGAAACTCTCGTATTGTGCACGTCATCTTCGGCGGGGTCATCAACCATGTCCCCGAGCTTATGAGGAACCCTGTCGCGCATCAACTCCTGCAGACATTGCTCGACGTCTGCACCGAAGAACACAGATTGAACTTCCTCTTGACACTGTCTGCCGATCGGAGGCAGCTGTTCAAGGTCTCCTTGCATCCTCATGG GACAAGAGTGGTGCAGAAGTTAATCGAGACGGTCAAGACCGTCGCGCAAATTCAGTTGGTGATCACTGCTTTCGAATCAGTCTTTCTCGAGCTTGCTAAAGATTCAAACGGCAACCGTGTGATCCATAGTTTGTTGACATGCCTTCCACCTGCATACAAAGAG TTTATTTTCAGTGCTACGGCTAGACATTGTGTTCTAATGGCGATGCATCAACATGGATGTTGCCTTTTGCAACGCTGTCTAGAACACTCCGGTGGAGCACACAGAGTAAATATTACCATGCAAATAGTTGATCATGCCTTCTCCCTTGCACTAGATCCCTTTGG CAATTATGCGATTCAGTACGTCCTGAAGAAAAGATCACCCATCGTAAATTCACGACTGGTATCGCAATTTTCAGGATATTACATAACACTGTCGACGCAGAAGTTTAGCAGTAATGTGGTGGAGAAATGCTTGGAGTGCTTTGAAGAAGAAGGCCAGGCCGGAATTGTACAGGAATTGCTATCGGTGCCGCGGTTTGAAGAGCTACTCCAAGATCAATATGCAAATTATGTCATCAAAGCCGCGCTTAACCACACACAG GGATATCTCCGAGCTGAACTTGAAGCTGCAATTCTGCCTCACATTGCGCTTCGAAACCACCCACACTGTAAAAGGATCTTCTCTATCGTTCTCGGAAAGCATTAA
- the LOC121987823 gene encoding FCS-Like Zinc finger 7-like, which yields MAVRKRPRHSMPRTTSMAEFSPSHAAAAAAQLHPSDRRAQQQPNHRGEAAAEEGQRRNTGAPLAADTAPFLMVCGLCRRRLGPGRDTFMYRGDIAFCSLECRQQHINQVEKRDKCLVTYTKDTPQPPSGSGDSDNCGTAAAA from the exons ATGGCGGTGCGGAAGCGGCCGCGCCACTCTATGCCCCGGACCACCAGCATGGCCGAGTTCAGCCCCTCccacgccgccgccgccgccgcacaGCTCCACCCCTCCGATCGTCGCGCCCAGCAGCAACCCAATCACCGCGGGGAAGCGGCGGCGGAGGAAGGGCAGAGGAGGAACACCGGTGCGCCCTTGGCGGCGGATACGGCGCCATTCTTAATGGTATGCGGCCTTTGCAGACGCCGCCTCGGCCCCGGCCGAGACACGTTCATGTACAG GGGTGATATCGCATTCTGCAGCCTAGAGTGCCGGCAACAGCATATAAATCAGGTTGAGAAGAGAGACAAATGCTTGGTAACATACACGAAGGACACACCCCAGCCTCCTAGTGGTTCTGGAGATTCAGACAACTGTGGAACTGCTGCTGCTGCTTAA